Proteins found in one Quercus robur chromosome 2, dhQueRobu3.1, whole genome shotgun sequence genomic segment:
- the LOC126707118 gene encoding purple acid phosphatase 5-like yields MHSKNMGALWMVAMVFVLLYIGLCNGGKTSPYVRKLYASDDLPKDTFPSPPGFNAPEQVHITQGDYDGRGVIISWVTPVMKHPDVVSYWAAGAEGKHKHKHTVHSVITTYKYYNYNSGYIHHATIKGLEYDTKYFYEIGQGNSARQFHFTTPPKIGPDVPYTFGVIGDLGQTFDSYETLKHYMANPKAQAMLFVGDLSYADDHPNHDNERWDEWGRFVEKSTAYQPWIWAAGNHELDFAPQIEENVPFKPYLHRYYTPYQESQSTSPLWYSIRRASAHIIVLSSYSAFAKYTPQYTWLEKELSKVNRAETPWLIVLLHSPWYNSNSYHYMEGEAMRVTFEPWFVQHKVDLVFAGHVHSYERSERISNVKYNITNGVSTPVKDPSAPVYITIGDGGNIEGLASGFVDPQPSYSAYREASFGHAILEIKNSTHAHYTWHRNDDNEAVAADSVWLFNRHTYPNEEHN; encoded by the exons ATGCATTCCAAAAATATGGGTGCACTGTGGATGGTAGCAATGGTGTTTGTGTTGCTGTATATTGGTTTGTGCAATGGAGGGAAAACAAGCCCTTATGTTAGGAAACTATACGCCTCTGATGACTTGCCAAAAGATACTTTTCCTTCTCCTCCAGGTTTCAATGCACCAGAGCAG GTTCATATAACTCAAGGAGATTATGATGGGCGAGGTGTGATCATTTCATGGGTGACACCAGTTATGAAACACCCAGATGTTGTGTCTTATTGGGCTGCAGGTGCAGAGGGCAAGCACAAGCATAAGCATACAGTTCATTCTGTAATCACTACTTACAAATACTATAATTATAACTCAGGCTACATTCACCATGCTACCATTAAAGGATTGGAA TATGACACTAAATACTTTTATGAGATCGGGCAAGGCAATTCAGCTCGTCAATTTCATTTCACAACTCCACCAAAAATAGGGCCAGATGTTCCATACACATTTGGCGTTATCG GTGATTTGGGACAAACATTTGACTCTTATGAGACATTAAAGCATTATATGGCCAATCCAAAAGCCCAAGCTATGCTGTTTGTGGGAGATCTTTCTTATGCTGATGATCACCCAAACCATGACAATGAGAGATGGGATGAATGGGGCCGATTCGTAGAAAAGAGTACTGCATATCAACCATGGATTTGGGCTGCTGGCAATCATGAGCTTGATTTTGCGCCACAGATT GAAGAAAATGTTCCTTTCAAGCCGTATTTGCATAGGTACTATACACCCTATCAGGAATCACAGAGTACGTCGCCACTTTGGTATTCCATTAGGCGAGCATCTGCACACATCATTGTCTTGTCTTCATACTCTGCATTTG CCAAATACACTCCTCAATACACTTGGCTTGAAAAAGAGCTCTCAAAGGTTAATAGAGCTGAAACCCCATGGCTAATTGTTCTTCTGCACTCACCATGGTATAATAGCAACAGCTACCATTACATGGAAGGGGAAGCCATGAGAGTGACATTTGAACCTTGGTTTGTTCAACACAAAGTTGATCTAGTATTTGCTGGTCATGTTCATTCCTATGAACGCTCG GAGCGCATATCGAATGTGAAGTACAACATAACAAATGGAGTGAGCACCCCGGTAAAGGACCCTTCTGCACCAGTGTACATAACTATTGGTGATGGAGGTAACATTGAAGGCCTTGCTTCTGG TTTTGTTGATCCACAACCAAGTTATTCTGCATATAGAGAAGCAAGCTTTGGGCATGCAATTCTCGAGATAAAAAATAGCACTCATGCCCACTATACTTGGCACCGTAACGACGATAATGAAGCCGTTGCTGCCGATTCAGTTTGGCTCTTCAACAGACATACTTATCCAAATGAAGAGCATAATTAA
- the LOC126714890 gene encoding protein KINESIN LIGHT CHAIN-RELATED 2: protein MPGLAMDALHGDGVVDESNGSYTPHKESFTQQGSPRSPLSPQSPHSDSFDLAIDGMIDTSIEQLYYNVCEMQSSDQSLSRRSFLSYGEESRIDSELRHLVGDIGEFEVTKEVVIENKDGNRGDLTPEKENGSIGKKSTKKARTQSGSPKQLSRLPLDSGTSPKSRPRSNSSHERPPIDKRQEKNSRKANAMRRQRNFALLGAKFQNGVEDPLVAGLDNPDLGPFLLKQTRNMISSGENPKKALELALRARKSFEICANEKPNLELVMCLHVLAAIYCSLGHYNEAIPVLERSIDIPVIEDGQNHALAKFAGCMQLGDTYAMLGQVENSILFYTAGLEIQRQVLGETDPRVGETCRYVAEAHVQALQFDEAEKFCQMALDIHRENGSPASLEEAADRRLMGLVYDAKGDYEAALEHYVLASMAMAANEQEIDVASIDCSIGDAYLSLARYDEAIFSYQKALTVFKSAKGENHPAVASVFVRLADLYHKIGKFKESKSYCENALRIYGRPNPGIPSEEIASGLIDVSAIYQSMNELEQALKLLKKALKIYGDTPGQQSTIAGIEAQMGVMYYMMGNYSDSHNTLESAITKFRASGEKKSALFGIALNQMGLACVQRYAINKAADLFEEARSILEKEYGPYHPDTLGVYSNLAGTYDAMGRLDDAIDILDYVVGMREEKLGTANPDVDDERRRLSELLKEAGRARNRQSRSLVTLLDNNPEIVKDDGI, encoded by the exons ATGCCTGGATTAGCTATGGATGCATTACATGGGGATGGTGTAGTAGACGAATCCAATGGAAGCTACACACCACATAAGGAAAGCTTTACTCAGCAAGGCTCTCCAAGAAGTCCATTGAGTCCACAAAGTCCTCATAGTGACTCTTTTGATCTGGCTATTGATGGCATGATCGACACCTCTATTGAGCAGCTGTATTACAATGTCTGTGAGATGCAGAGCTCTGATCAGTCCCTTTCAAGGCGTAGCTTTCTGTCATATGGTGAGGAATCAAGGATTGATTCAGAATTGCGTCACCTTGTTGGGGATATAGGGGAATTTGAGGTAACAAAGGAGGTGGTGATAGAAAATAAGGATGGCAATAGAGGTGACTTGACTCCAGAGAAAGAAAACGGGTCTATTGGTAAAAAGTCTACAAAGAAGGCTAGGACCCAATCCGGTAGTCCTAAGCAGCTTTCTCGGTTGCCATTGGACTCTGGAACATCACCAAAATCTCGTCCTAGGAGTAATTCTTCTCATGAAAGGCCTCCAATTGATAAAAGGCAAGAGAAGAATTCAAGAAAAGCAAATGCTATGAGAAGACAGAGAAATTTTGCTTTATTGGGAGCAAAATTTCAGAATGGAGTTGAGGACCCTCTTGTGGCAGGACTAGACAACCCAGACCTTGGCCCATTCTTGCTTAAACAAACTAGGAATATGATTTCTTCCGGTGAAAATCCTAAGAAGGCTCTTGAACTGGCTCTTCGGGCAAGGAAGTCGTTTGAGATATGTGCAAATGAGAAGCCCAATTTGGAGCTGGTCATGTGTTTGCATGTTTTGGCAGCAATATACTGCAGCTTAGGCCATTACAATGAGGCAATACCAGTTCTGGAGCGCTCAATTGATATTCCGGTGATAGAGGATGGCCAAAATCATGCACTAGCTAAGTTTGCTGGATGCATGCAATTAGGTGATACTTATGCAATGCTAGGCCAGGTTGAGAATTCAATACTGTTTTATACCGCTGGTTTGGAAATCCAACGGCAAGTTTTGGGAGAAACAGACCCTCGAGTTGGTGAAACATGCCGGTATGTAGCTGAGGCTCATGTTCAAGCATTGCAGTTTGATGAGGCTGAGAAGTTTTGTCAGATGGCCCTTGACATCCACAGGGAGAATGGTTCTCCTGCTTCTCTTGAAGAAGCAGCAGATAGGAGACTCATGGGACTTGTCTATGATGCAAAGGGAGACTATGAAGCTGCTCTTGAGCACTATGTTTTAGCAAGCATGGCCATGGCAGCCAATGAGCAGGAAATAGATGTGGCTTCAATTGATTGCAGCATTGGAGATGCGTATTTATCCTTGGCTCGGTATGATGAGGCCATCTTTTCTTATCAGAAAGCACTCACAGTCTTTAAATCAGCCAAAGGAGAGAATCATCCAGCCGTTGCTTCCGTTTTTGTCCGTTTAGCTGACTTGTACCACAAGATAGGAAAGTTTAAAGAATCTAAATCTTATTGTGAAAATGCACTCAGAATCTATGGAAGGCCTAATCCTGGGATCCCCTCAGAAGAGATTGCCAGTGGTCTTATTGATGTTTCTGCTATCTATCAATCCATGAATGAATTGGAGCAGGCACTCAAGTTACTTAAAAAGGCTTTGAAAATATATGGTGACACCCCAGGTCAACAAAGTACAATTGCTGGAATTGAGGCTCAAATGGGAGTCATGTATTATATGATGGGGAACTATTCTGACTCCCATAACACCTTGGAAAGTGCCATCACGAAGTTCCGGGCAAGTGGAGAGAAGAAATCTGCCCTGTTTGGGATTGCTCTTAACCAAATGGGACTTGCCTGTGTGCAGCGCTATGCGATAAATAAGGCTGCAGATCTTTTTGAAGAAGCAAGGAGTATTTTAGAGAAGGAATATGGGCCATATCACCCTGATACATTAGGGGTCTATAGTAATCTTGCTGGAACTTATGATGCAATGGGCAG GCTGGACGATGCCATTGATATTTTGGACTATGTTGTTGGCATGAGAGAAGAGAAGCTTGGAACAGCAAATCCTGATGTGGATGATGAGAGGAGGAGGTTATCGGAGTTGTTGAAAGAAGCGGGCAGAGCCCGGAACAGGCAATCAAGATCACTAGTTACACTTCTTGACAACAACCCTGAGATAGTAAAAGATGATGGTATTTAG